A genomic stretch from Natronomonas gomsonensis includes:
- the artA gene encoding archaeosortase A: MLPFDVLAVTDPLAWVLIALFGGGTLAERWRPDLARYAVGAAWGLFAVFWLLLAPFFFFEQNSFVEALLALVGVPACLYAGYLLVDGRDSLFVLSRAVAVMGLIYLPAETIPLVRELLVEHVASQTASLMSLLGYDPTLQPIGPERPAYEGFHAAFYFETPDPNHAGIVYNIIMACTGLGSMAIFAGCIAAVRAPLGRKLRALAVSISIIYVLNIIRTTFIGLAFGHQWFDGPYTPYLLTLFGESDPYMVSHIVAESVISQLLSVVALVGIAWFVIRELPELLVIIDDVAYMATGEDRDTASEIGLLPDTEEAVTEQSTSDD; the protein is encoded by the coding sequence ATGCTCCCCTTCGACGTACTGGCGGTGACGGACCCGCTTGCGTGGGTTCTCATCGCGCTGTTCGGCGGCGGCACTCTCGCCGAGCGATGGCGTCCGGACCTCGCACGCTACGCCGTCGGCGCTGCGTGGGGGCTGTTCGCCGTCTTCTGGTTGTTGCTCGCGCCGTTTTTCTTCTTCGAGCAGAACAGTTTCGTCGAGGCGCTACTCGCTCTCGTCGGGGTGCCGGCGTGTCTGTATGCCGGCTACCTGCTCGTCGACGGACGAGACTCGCTGTTCGTCCTCTCGCGGGCCGTGGCGGTGATGGGCCTCATCTACCTCCCGGCGGAGACGATACCGCTGGTCCGAGAACTGCTGGTCGAACACGTCGCCAGCCAGACGGCGTCGCTGATGTCGCTGCTCGGCTACGACCCGACGCTGCAACCCATCGGCCCCGAACGGCCGGCATACGAGGGCTTTCACGCCGCGTTCTACTTCGAGACGCCCGACCCGAACCACGCCGGCATCGTCTACAACATCATCATGGCGTGTACGGGACTGGGGAGTATGGCCATCTTCGCCGGCTGTATCGCCGCGGTCCGGGCGCCGTTGGGACGGAAACTCCGGGCGCTGGCCGTCTCTATCTCTATCATTTACGTCCTCAACATCATCCGGACGACGTTCATCGGGCTCGCTTTCGGCCACCAGTGGTTCGACGGTCCCTACACGCCCTATCTGTTGACGCTGTTCGGCGAATCCGACCCCTACATGGTGTCCCACATCGTCGCCGAGAGCGTCATCAGCCAGTTGCTGTCGGTCGTGGCGCTCGTGGGTATCGCGTGGTTCGTCATCCGCGAACTCCCCGAACTACTCGTTATCATCGACGACGTGGCGTACATGGCGACCGGCGAGGACCGCGACACGGCGTCGGAAATCGGACTCCTACCGGACACGGAGGAGGCAGTAACCGAACAGTCGACCAGCGACGACTGA
- the artA gene encoding archaeosortase A, which produces MSLSALPTSGPSVLPVTDVLAWIIIGVFFAGVLAESTDRREAARKLTAGAWGLFSIFWLLLIHFYVFVHRSIVETVLVAIAVPACLYVGWRLYHGRDSLLVVSRAVAFMGLLYLPFETSPAARQFLIESVATQTAWLIEALGYGGGMELIKDPFDGSGYVNTFFFPATGRSSQIVFACTGLASMAIFGGLSAAVDAPLRRKVTAVVASVSTIWVLNLGRNAFIALSNGHQWFDYAWLEGPVMFVFGLSDPGRVSFFVADRIISQGLAVFALIGVAWLVSRWLPELLDIAEELLSLLTGSEVTLRPPQTATDGGDRET; this is translated from the coding sequence ATGAGTCTTTCCGCGCTCCCGACGAGTGGCCCCTCCGTGCTGCCGGTCACCGACGTACTCGCGTGGATTATTATCGGGGTTTTCTTCGCTGGCGTCCTCGCGGAGTCGACGGACCGCCGCGAGGCGGCCCGAAAACTGACCGCTGGCGCGTGGGGGCTGTTTTCGATTTTCTGGCTGCTCCTCATCCACTTCTACGTCTTCGTCCACCGGAGCATCGTCGAGACGGTGTTGGTCGCCATCGCGGTTCCGGCGTGTCTGTACGTCGGCTGGCGGCTGTATCACGGCCGAGATTCGCTGCTTGTGGTCTCCAGAGCCGTCGCGTTCATGGGCCTGCTGTATCTGCCCTTCGAGACTTCGCCGGCCGCCCGGCAGTTCCTCATCGAGAGCGTCGCCACCCAGACGGCGTGGCTCATCGAGGCGCTCGGCTACGGTGGGGGGATGGAACTCATCAAGGACCCCTTCGACGGGTCGGGCTACGTAAACACGTTCTTCTTCCCGGCAACGGGGCGGTCCTCGCAAATCGTCTTCGCCTGTACCGGGTTGGCGAGCATGGCGATTTTCGGCGGGCTCTCGGCTGCCGTCGACGCGCCGCTCCGCCGGAAAGTGACGGCCGTCGTCGCGTCGGTGTCCACCATCTGGGTGCTCAACCTCGGCCGGAACGCCTTCATCGCTCTGTCGAACGGCCACCAGTGGTTCGATTACGCGTGGCTCGAAGGGCCGGTAATGTTCGTCTTCGGACTGTCCGACCCCGGGCGGGTGTCCTTTTTTGTTGCCGACCGAATCATCTCACAGGGGCTTGCGGTGTTCGCGCTCATCGGCGTCGCCTGGCTCGTTTCGCGGTGGCTGCCCGAGTTGCTCGACATCGCCGAGGAACTGTTGTCGCTTCTGACCGGCAGCGAGGTGACGCTACGACCGCCCCAGACGGCCACCGACGGAGGTGACCGCGAGACGTGA
- a CDS encoding VOC family protein, whose protein sequence is MHATLDHVMMRVEDLEESLEFYTTHFDYEEKGRWEADTFTNVFLGPENVHEEGALLELTYNHDGRTYDMGDAWGHIAVRVPEDELKESYDELMESGVEDYRDPESCDNRYAFVTDPDGHEIELVKRDHGEKWSLDHTMLRVEDADETIGWFSRKLEYDLFRREEFDDFALYFMKPEDAAEEAMSVELTYNYDGRHYEMGDAWGHVAVRCDDLDSTWETLMTRDAEDYRDPESCGNRYAFTKTNDGHEVEVVTR, encoded by the coding sequence ATGCACGCGACACTGGACCACGTGATGATGCGCGTTGAGGACTTAGAGGAGTCTCTGGAGTTCTACACCACCCATTTCGACTACGAGGAGAAGGGCCGCTGGGAGGCCGACACGTTCACGAACGTCTTTCTCGGCCCCGAAAACGTCCACGAGGAGGGTGCACTGCTCGAACTCACCTACAACCACGACGGGCGCACGTACGACATGGGCGACGCGTGGGGCCACATCGCGGTTCGCGTCCCCGAAGACGAACTGAAGGAGTCCTACGACGAACTGATGGAAAGCGGCGTCGAGGACTACCGCGACCCCGAATCCTGCGACAACCGCTACGCGTTCGTGACGGACCCCGACGGCCACGAAATCGAGTTGGTCAAACGCGACCACGGCGAGAAGTGGAGCCTCGACCACACCATGCTCCGCGTCGAGGACGCAGACGAGACAATCGGTTGGTTCAGCCGCAAACTGGAGTACGACCTCTTCCGACGCGAGGAGTTCGACGACTTCGCGCTGTACTTCATGAAGCCCGAAGACGCCGCCGAGGAGGCGATGAGCGTCGAGTTGACCTACAACTACGACGGCCGGCACTACGAGATGGGCGACGCGTGGGGCCACGTCGCCGTTCGGTGTGACGACCTCGATTCGACGTGGGAGACGCTGATGACCCGCGACGCCGAGGACTATCGGGACCCCGAATCCTGCGGGAACCGCTATGCCTTCACGAAGACGAACGATGGTCACGAAGTGGAAGTAGTGACGCGGTAA
- a CDS encoding TIGR04206 family protein → MNHDSAARRRLLAVLAVGALPWTVLLVGQTTFVFSFGLVSLDPFHLTNVYEFLFVYTDALPRRLQAWPAGILLYAGALTSAVAGLWDFEDPRLTGGLLAFAGVAHAQVSYGLFRAYGLPLSELPVLPLGAIASWAVVWWYYWPLARRKGLGPLD, encoded by the coding sequence GTGAACCACGACTCGGCCGCACGTCGCAGACTGCTCGCCGTTCTCGCGGTGGGGGCGCTACCGTGGACCGTCCTCCTCGTTGGCCAGACGACGTTCGTCTTCTCGTTCGGACTGGTGAGTCTCGACCCGTTCCATCTGACAAACGTCTACGAGTTCCTCTTCGTCTACACCGACGCACTCCCGCGTCGACTGCAAGCGTGGCCGGCCGGGATACTTCTCTACGCGGGCGCGCTCACGAGCGCGGTGGCCGGCCTCTGGGATTTCGAGGACCCTCGGCTTACCGGCGGCTTGCTCGCCTTCGCCGGCGTCGCTCACGCACAGGTGTCCTACGGGCTGTTTCGGGCCTACGGACTTCCGCTGTCTGAACTCCCCGTCCTGCCGCTCGGCGCCATCGCCTCGTGGGCCGTCGTGTGGTGGTACTACTGGCCGTTGGCTCGACGGAAGGGCCTCGGCCCGCTGGATTAG
- a CDS encoding OBG GTPase family GTP-binding protein yields the protein MGLKEEIEAIEEEIANTPYNKSTEQHIGRLKAKLSEKKEEWERRQSSGSGGGGYAVEKHGDATVALVGFPSVGKSTLLNALTNADSEVGSYEFTTLDVNPGMLEYNGANIQLLDVPGLIEGAAENRGGGQAVLSVVRTADLVLFVLSVFEIQQYERLREELYKNKVRLDTEPVQVNIRKKHKGGINLTTSDRVSLDDETIMSVLREYDYVNADVTIREDLTIDQLVDSLQANREYLPSMVCVNKADLIEPDYLETVNEQLRDHDINPEEAVFISAEEEKGLDSLKQTIWEELGLIRIYMDKPGRGVDREEPLVLTEEENTVDDAIEKLGGSFDERFRFARVTGSSAKHDEQQVGRDHELHDEDILRIVARK from the coding sequence ATGGGGCTCAAAGAGGAGATCGAGGCGATCGAAGAGGAGATCGCCAACACCCCGTACAACAAATCGACCGAACAGCACATCGGTCGGCTGAAGGCCAAACTCTCCGAGAAGAAGGAGGAATGGGAGCGTAGACAGTCCTCCGGGAGCGGCGGCGGTGGCTACGCCGTCGAGAAACACGGCGACGCGACGGTCGCGTTGGTCGGATTCCCCTCCGTCGGCAAATCGACGCTCCTCAACGCCCTCACGAACGCCGACAGCGAGGTCGGTTCCTACGAGTTCACGACGCTCGACGTCAACCCCGGCATGCTGGAGTACAACGGCGCCAACATCCAACTGCTCGACGTGCCCGGACTCATCGAGGGCGCCGCCGAGAACCGCGGCGGCGGCCAAGCCGTGCTGTCGGTCGTCCGCACCGCGGACTTAGTGTTGTTCGTCCTGTCGGTGTTCGAGATTCAGCAGTACGAGCGCCTGCGCGAAGAACTGTACAAGAACAAGGTGCGTCTCGACACCGAACCGGTACAGGTGAACATCCGGAAGAAACACAAAGGCGGCATCAACCTCACCACCTCCGACCGGGTGAGCCTTGACGACGAGACCATCATGAGCGTCCTCCGGGAGTACGACTACGTCAACGCGGACGTGACCATCCGCGAGGACCTCACCATCGACCAGTTGGTCGACTCCCTGCAGGCCAATCGGGAGTACCTCCCCTCGATGGTCTGTGTCAACAAGGCAGACCTCATCGAACCCGACTACCTCGAAACCGTCAACGAGCAGTTGCGGGACCACGACATCAACCCCGAGGAAGCAGTCTTCATCAGCGCCGAAGAGGAGAAGGGCCTCGACTCGCTGAAACAGACCATCTGGGAGGAACTCGGCCTCATCCGCATCTACATGGACAAGCCGGGTCGCGGCGTCGACCGCGAGGAACCGCTCGTTCTCACCGAGGAGGAAAACACCGTCGACGACGCCATCGAGAAACTCGGCGGAAGCTTCGACGAGCGGTTCCGGTTCGCCCGGGTCACCGGTTCGTCGGCGAAACACGACGAACAGCAGGTCGGGAGGGACCACGAACTCCACGACGAGGACATCCTCCGAATCGTCGCCCGGAAGTGA
- a CDS encoding VNG_1110C family protein: MASPSGLRDSTQIVLPWASLDGVQAELESEFMVTIYDEGSAARIIGSPVVIKEVSEYLVRQGISLP; this comes from the coding sequence ATGGCAAGCCCCTCCGGACTCCGCGACAGCACCCAAATCGTTCTCCCATGGGCGTCGCTGGATGGGGTGCAAGCGGAGCTCGAATCGGAGTTCATGGTTACGATTTACGACGAGGGAAGCGCCGCCCGCATCATCGGCAGCCCCGTCGTTATCAAGGAAGTCAGCGAGTATCTCGTTCGGCAGGGCATCTCGCTGCCCTAA
- a CDS encoding 50S ribosomal protein L11 translates to MAGTIEVLVPGGQANPGPPLGPELGPTPVDVQAVVNEINEQTAAFDGTEVPVTVDYDDEGSFSIDVGVPPTAALIKDELGFETGSGVPQEDFVADMSAEQLKTIAEQKLPDLLAYDARGASKEVAGTCVSLGVTIEGEDARTYKQRLEDGEFDDTFAESEAAA, encoded by the coding sequence ATGGCTGGAACTATCGAAGTGCTCGTCCCCGGCGGGCAGGCCAACCCCGGACCGCCGCTCGGCCCGGAGCTCGGCCCGACCCCCGTGGACGTGCAGGCGGTCGTCAACGAAATCAACGAACAGACCGCGGCGTTCGACGGCACGGAAGTGCCCGTCACCGTCGACTACGACGACGAAGGGTCGTTCAGCATCGACGTTGGTGTGCCGCCGACGGCGGCGCTCATCAAGGATGAACTCGGCTTTGAGACCGGCAGCGGCGTCCCCCAGGAGGACTTCGTCGCCGACATGTCCGCAGAGCAACTGAAGACCATCGCCGAGCAGAAACTCCCCGACCTGCTCGCCTACGACGCCCGCGGCGCCTCCAAGGAGGTCGCCGGCACCTGCGTCTCGCTGGGCGTCACCATCGAGGGCGAGGACGCACGCACCTACAAGCAGCGACTGGAGGACGGCGAGTTCGACGACACCTTCGCCGAGTCGGAAGCCGCAGCGTAA
- a CDS encoding thiol-disulfide oxidoreductase DCC family protein, translated as MNDDEATAPESHPVLLFDGVCNLCNGLIQWVIERDPEGRFRFAALQSDAGQRLLSTHDLPTEDFETFVLVDGENYYTKSTAALRVLKGLGLPYSLLYPAVVLPRFVRDRVYDFVADHRYGWFGKRESCMVPDESLESRFLE; from the coding sequence GTGAACGACGACGAAGCGACGGCGCCGGAGAGCCACCCGGTTTTGCTGTTCGACGGGGTCTGTAACCTCTGTAACGGCCTCATCCAGTGGGTCATCGAGCGGGACCCGGAGGGACGGTTCCGGTTCGCCGCGCTTCAATCCGACGCCGGCCAGCGACTCTTGTCGACTCACGACCTACCGACCGAGGACTTCGAGACGTTCGTTCTCGTCGATGGTGAGAACTACTACACAAAGTCGACGGCGGCGTTGCGCGTCCTGAAGGGCCTCGGGTTGCCGTACTCGCTTCTGTACCCCGCGGTGGTTCTGCCGCGTTTCGTTCGGGACCGCGTCTACGACTTCGTCGCCGACCACCGCTACGGATGGTTCGGAAAACGCGAGTCGTGTATGGTGCCCGACGAGAGCCTCGAATCGCGGTTCCTCGAGTGA